In the Flavisolibacter tropicus genome, one interval contains:
- a CDS encoding M57 family metalloprotease, which produces MKHTLNILAVAGTAILLITSCKKDVHDSPEASVSEATLNQIQAAGFSTDNIQKMDGGYLVEGDIFLSDAELASEPTSPNMIIAEEEQYRTFNLVNPNTYSTIKVALNNSSSQHEAVFSSALDEAIRRYNALGLTIKFSRVTSSPNTTVVAFYEVSNVLGSSGFPTSSGAPYNQVRMNTYHYSTSTSSTNINYIATIIAHELGHCIGFRHTDYMRRAYSCGSGGNEGQAKNGVGAVLIPGTPSGPDAASWMLACIGSNVNRPFNSNDVKALNYVY; this is translated from the coding sequence ATGAAACACACCTTAAACATCCTTGCTGTTGCAGGAACAGCTATTCTATTAATTACTTCCTGTAAAAAAGATGTACATGACAGCCCGGAAGCATCAGTATCTGAAGCAACGCTTAACCAGATTCAAGCAGCAGGTTTTAGTACTGATAATATTCAAAAAATGGATGGCGGTTATTTAGTAGAAGGCGACATCTTCCTATCAGATGCTGAATTAGCATCTGAGCCTACTTCGCCAAATATGATCATTGCAGAAGAAGAACAGTACAGAACGTTTAATTTGGTCAATCCCAATACGTATTCAACTATTAAAGTAGCGTTGAACAACAGCTCCTCACAACATGAAGCTGTTTTTTCTTCAGCTTTGGACGAAGCCATTCGCCGCTATAATGCGCTTGGTCTTACTATCAAATTCTCTCGCGTAACCTCCAGTCCCAATACTACTGTAGTTGCTTTCTATGAAGTGAGCAATGTCTTAGGTTCTTCCGGTTTTCCAACAAGCAGTGGTGCACCATATAACCAAGTTAGAATGAACACCTATCATTATAGCACTAGTACCAGTTCCACTAATATCAACTACATCGCTACAATTATTGCGCATGAATTAGGTCACTGCATTGGATTCCGTCATACCGATTATATGCGAAGAGCTTACAGTTGTGGTAGTGGCGGCAATGAAGGTCAGGCTAAAAATGGTGTAGGCGCTGTACTTATTCCTGGTACACCTTCTGGTCCGGATGCAGCCTCTTGGATGTTGGCATGTATTGGCAGCAATGTAAATCGACCATTCAACTCTAATGATGTAAAAGCATTAAACTACGTTTATTAA
- a CDS encoding M57 family metalloprotease, translating to MKKIIRTFAAVCVAAMTLTACSKDVKNVESNDISESTLTQIKALGFSTDGAQKVAGGYLVEGDIVLNDATLSSNPNSPNMVVAKEEQYRTFNLVSTSKHPVIKVALNNSSSQHEAAFSASLDEAIRRYNAEGLTVSFQRVTTGADITVVAFYEVSNTLGSSGFPTSTGDPYNQVQMNTYHYSTGTTTTNVNYIATIMAHELGHCIGFRHTDYMNRAYSCGGRKQNEGQANTGVGAVYIPGTPTSGDPNSWMLACVGSNVDRPFNANDKIALSYVY from the coding sequence ATGAAAAAAATCATCAGAACGTTTGCAGCAGTATGCGTAGCTGCTATGACATTGACTGCCTGTTCAAAGGACGTTAAGAATGTTGAATCGAATGACATTTCAGAGTCAACACTGACTCAAATCAAAGCCTTAGGCTTTAGTACAGATGGTGCCCAAAAAGTGGCAGGTGGTTATTTAGTAGAAGGAGACATCGTGTTAAATGATGCTACTCTTTCTTCTAATCCTAACTCACCCAATATGGTAGTTGCGAAAGAAGAACAGTATCGCACATTTAACCTGGTAAGCACCAGCAAACATCCAGTGATTAAAGTAGCACTGAACAACAGTTCTTCTCAACATGAAGCTGCTTTTTCTGCATCGTTGGATGAAGCGATCCGCCGTTATAATGCAGAAGGCTTGACAGTAAGCTTTCAGCGTGTAACTACAGGAGCTGACATTACAGTGGTTGCATTCTATGAAGTAAGCAATACATTAGGTTCTTCCGGCTTCCCTACTAGCACTGGCGATCCTTACAACCAGGTGCAGATGAACACCTACCATTACAGCACCGGTACTACAACCACCAATGTCAACTACATTGCTACCATTATGGCTCATGAACTAGGTCACTGTATTGGTTTCCGCCATACGGACTATATGAACCGTGCTTATAGCTGCGGTGGTAGAAAACAAAACGAAGGACAGGCTAATACAGGTGTTGGTGCCGTGTACATTCCTGGCACTCCTACCAGCGGCGATCCTAACTCTTGGATGCTGGCTTGCGTAGGCAGCAATGTTGACCGTCCGTTCAATGCGAATGATAAAATTGCTCTTTCTTACGTTTATTAA
- a CDS encoding class I SAM-dependent methyltransferase, translated as MSQPSGKYLMFYNRLQKVYKHLNKQASRQGISCFRIYDHDLPEFPLIIELYEQKVYVSEYKRKHALSDEEHDAWLTQCQEIIAEVTTIPVNEIYVKLRKRKEDRKDQYQKLDQAKNETIVHEGGLKFIVNLSDYLDTGLFLDHRITRGMVKEIAGNKKVLNLFCYTGSFSVYAIAGGAGAVTSVDLSKTYLDWTERNVMLNFPEFTQHQAIHADVKQYLKEAASNSFDIIVMDPPTFSNSKRMEDILDIQRDHVELINDCMQLLTEGGILFFSTNYRKFQLDRPAIKANSVKDITKATTPFDFAGKLHRQCFSITK; from the coding sequence ATGAGCCAACCTTCCGGGAAATATTTAATGTTCTATAACAGGCTGCAGAAAGTATATAAGCACTTAAACAAGCAGGCTAGCCGGCAGGGCATCTCTTGTTTCCGCATCTATGATCATGATTTGCCTGAATTTCCGCTGATCATTGAGCTTTATGAGCAGAAAGTCTATGTTTCAGAATACAAACGCAAACATGCCTTAAGCGATGAAGAGCATGATGCCTGGTTAACGCAATGCCAGGAAATTATTGCAGAAGTTACCACTATACCTGTTAATGAGATTTATGTTAAACTGCGGAAGCGGAAAGAAGACAGGAAGGATCAATACCAGAAACTGGACCAGGCTAAAAATGAGACTATTGTCCATGAGGGAGGGCTAAAGTTTATAGTAAACCTTAGTGATTACTTAGATACTGGCTTATTCCTTGACCACCGTATTACCCGTGGTATGGTTAAAGAAATAGCAGGGAATAAGAAAGTATTGAACCTTTTTTGCTATACCGGTTCCTTTTCCGTTTACGCTATTGCTGGTGGGGCAGGGGCAGTAACATCGGTTGATTTGTCTAAGACTTATTTAGACTGGACGGAGCGCAATGTGATGCTTAATTTTCCTGAATTTACACAGCACCAGGCTATTCATGCGGATGTAAAACAATATTTAAAGGAAGCGGCATCTAATAGCTTTGACATCATTGTAATGGATCCGCCAACGTTTAGTAATAGTAAGCGTATGGAAGATATTCTGGATATTCAGCGCGATCATGTAGAATTGATCAACGACTGTATGCAACTGCTTACGGAGGGCGGCATTTTATTTTTTAGTACCAATTACCGCAAGTTTCAGTTAGATAGACCTGCTATAAAGGCCAATTCTGTTAAAGATATTACCAAGGCGACTACCCCTTTTGATTTTGCAGGAAAGCTGCACCGCCAATGTTTCAGTATCACAAAATAA
- a CDS encoding exonuclease domain-containing protein, giving the protein MYAIVDIETTGSYAAGNGIIEVSIQVFDGENVIEKFESLVNPGQKIPRYIQAFTGITNEMVTDAPYFEEIAEKVYTILQGNIFVAHNVNFDYSFVKNHLQLYGYTLNTKKLCTVRLSRQIFPGYPSYSLGNLCHSLGIDLENRHRAGGDAAATVTLFKLLLQNDTNDHITASLKRNSKEQTLPPNVPKAHFDALPSTPGVYYFHDSKGKVVYVGKAKDIKKRVNSHFSNNSDSKQKQNFVRHVHAISFQATATELMAAILESTEIKRLWPSFNNAQKKPEDVYGIFVYEDQAGYMRLAIEKKRKNSNPIYTFHYKVDGHGVIRKLMKEFDLCPKLCFMQTDNDDCQGMIENHCHGACEKKEAPKAYNDRVLQAIASLTSRPSYIVLDKGLNDEEVSCIMVVKGSFFGMGYLPKNFDTITEEAIAEYIKPYKENSYIRTLLNTYINNFPDQIKHLPG; this is encoded by the coding sequence ATGTACGCCATCGTGGATATTGAAACGACAGGGAGTTATGCTGCTGGCAATGGCATTATTGAGGTATCCATTCAAGTATTTGATGGTGAAAATGTTATAGAAAAATTTGAAAGTCTGGTCAATCCCGGGCAGAAGATCCCCCGCTACATTCAGGCCTTTACAGGAATAACCAATGAAATGGTAACCGATGCGCCTTATTTTGAGGAAATAGCCGAAAAAGTATATACCATTTTACAAGGCAACATTTTTGTGGCACACAATGTCAATTTCGATTATTCGTTTGTTAAAAACCATTTACAGCTTTACGGATATACCTTAAACACCAAGAAACTGTGTACGGTACGCCTATCGCGCCAGATTTTTCCGGGCTACCCTTCCTATAGCTTAGGCAACTTATGCCACTCACTGGGTATTGATTTGGAAAACCGTCACCGGGCCGGTGGTGATGCTGCGGCAACTGTCACCTTGTTCAAACTGTTATTACAAAATGATACCAACGATCATATTACAGCTAGTTTAAAGCGCAACTCCAAGGAACAAACCTTACCGCCCAATGTTCCTAAAGCTCATTTTGATGCCCTGCCCTCTACACCGGGCGTCTATTATTTTCATGACAGCAAGGGCAAGGTAGTATATGTGGGCAAGGCCAAAGACATAAAAAAGCGTGTTAACAGCCACTTTAGCAATAATTCTGATAGTAAGCAAAAGCAGAATTTTGTTCGCCATGTTCATGCCATTTCCTTTCAGGCAACTGCTACAGAACTGATGGCAGCCATATTAGAAAGTACAGAAATAAAACGACTATGGCCTTCCTTCAATAATGCACAGAAAAAGCCGGAAGATGTGTATGGCATCTTTGTCTATGAAGACCAGGCGGGCTATATGCGCTTGGCCATAGAGAAAAAACGTAAGAACTCAAACCCCATTTATACTTTCCATTATAAAGTAGATGGGCATGGTGTGATACGGAAACTGATGAAGGAATTTGACCTTTGCCCGAAGCTGTGTTTTATGCAAACCGACAATGATGACTGCCAGGGAATGATTGAGAACCATTGCCATGGCGCATGCGAAAAAAAGGAAGCCCCGAAGGCCTATAACGACAGGGTTTTGCAAGCCATTGCCTCTCTTACCAGTCGCCCCTCCTATATTGTATTAGACAAGGGTCTAAATGACGAAGAAGTTTCTTGCATCATGGTGGTAAAAGGTTCTTTCTTTGGAATGGGCTATTTGCCCAAGAACTTTGACACCATCACTGAAGAGGCAATAGCTGAATATATTAAGCCCTACAAGGAAAACAGTTATATAAGGACGTTATTAAACACTTACATTAACAACTTTCCAGATCAGATCAAACACTTGCCTGGCTAA
- a CDS encoding MFS transporter, translating to MLQASVELYKKAYTGIPRPIWWLSLVMFINRSGTMVIPFLTVYLISNGYTLSQAGTVMSAFGLGAILGSFIGGKLSDRLGFFWVQFFSLLSNGVFFIILSHIHGFWSFAITIFLLASVGESFRPANAAAIAAYSTDSSRTRAYSLNRLAINLGWAIGPAIGGLLAYNFSYTALFWADGLTCIAAALLLYIFLFQFHQETISQKATQKETVIASNSAYKDRVFMKGMFSLLLIGICFFQLFSMLPVYYKEEVHLSENIIGLILASNGVIIVLVEMILVYKLEHRRHPLFYMVVGALLIGLSFLMLAFVPQIALVLVSMLLVTFGEMLLFPFTNSFWVSRTNNFNRGQYAAAYSMTFAIAQVLSPILASKVVAKSDFPILFIGDFILCGFAALGFLWLRKKEA from the coding sequence ATGCTTCAGGCTTCCGTTGAATTATATAAAAAAGCATATACAGGTATTCCACGACCCATCTGGTGGCTTTCGCTGGTGATGTTCATTAACCGTAGCGGTACAATGGTTATTCCATTCCTGACGGTTTATTTAATCTCTAACGGGTATACACTTTCTCAAGCTGGGACTGTAATGTCTGCTTTTGGGCTAGGGGCTATTCTGGGTAGTTTTATAGGCGGGAAGCTTTCTGACCGTTTGGGGTTCTTTTGGGTACAGTTCTTTAGCTTATTATCGAACGGTGTATTTTTTATCATTCTGAGCCATATACATGGTTTCTGGTCCTTTGCCATTACTATTTTTTTATTGGCAAGTGTGGGTGAATCTTTTCGGCCTGCAAACGCGGCCGCTATTGCCGCTTATAGTACAGATAGTAGTAGAACAAGGGCCTATTCGCTTAATCGGCTAGCTATAAACCTAGGATGGGCCATTGGGCCTGCCATTGGAGGCTTGCTAGCTTATAATTTTAGTTATACAGCCTTGTTTTGGGCAGATGGATTAACCTGTATAGCCGCCGCATTATTACTATATATTTTTTTATTTCAATTTCACCAGGAAACAATCTCTCAAAAGGCTACACAAAAGGAAACTGTTATAGCAAGCAATTCTGCATACAAGGATAGGGTTTTTATGAAAGGGATGTTTTCGCTATTGCTAATCGGTATTTGCTTTTTCCAGCTGTTTAGTATGCTGCCAGTTTATTATAAAGAGGAGGTGCATCTTTCTGAAAACATTATAGGGTTGATCCTGGCCAGTAATGGTGTTATTATAGTGCTGGTAGAAATGATATTGGTGTATAAGTTGGAACATAGGCGACATCCACTTTTTTATATGGTTGTTGGTGCTTTGCTGATTGGACTTTCTTTTTTAATGCTGGCATTTGTACCGCAAATAGCTTTAGTACTAGTGAGTATGCTACTGGTAACCTTTGGAGAGATGCTGCTTTTCCCCTTTACCAATTCTTTTTGGGTATCGCGTACTAATAATTTCAACAGGGGTCAATATGCGGCTGCTTACTCCATGACCTTTGCTATAGCACAAGTGCTTTCTCCTATTTTAGCTTCTAAGGTGGTGGCTAAATCAGACTTTCCTATACTGTTTATAGGCGATTTTATTCTTTGTGGTTTCGCTGCCTTGGGTTTTCTTTGGCTACGAAAAAAAGAAGCTTAA
- a CDS encoding acyl-CoA thioesterase, with protein sequence MEEFSRIVQVRWSDLDPNFHLRHSVYYDWGAFCRVEFLNEYGLDAHVMQKLMFGPILFREECIFRREIRSGDEVKINLQLLRSKKDFARWSIQHQIIKNGDILSAVLTVDGAWMNLKERKLTSPPEQVFEVFNQMPKTETFEWLA encoded by the coding sequence ATGGAAGAATTCAGCCGTATCGTACAAGTTCGCTGGTCAGACCTGGATCCTAACTTTCACTTGCGTCATTCGGTATACTATGACTGGGGCGCGTTTTGTAGAGTAGAGTTTTTAAATGAATATGGTCTTGATGCGCATGTTATGCAGAAACTGATGTTTGGTCCCATTCTTTTCAGAGAAGAATGTATATTCCGTAGAGAGATTCGTTCTGGTGATGAAGTGAAGATCAACTTGCAACTATTGCGCTCAAAAAAGGATTTCGCCCGCTGGAGTATTCAGCACCAGATCATTAAGAACGGTGATATACTTTCTGCTGTACTAACTGTAGACGGCGCCTGGATGAACTTAAAAGAGCGGAAACTGACGTCTCCTCCAGAGCAAGTATTTGAGGTATTTAACCAGATGCCAAAAACAGAAACATTTGAATGGTTGGCTTAA
- a CDS encoding M57 family metalloprotease: protein MKHTFKTLSLAAVLALTITSCKKDVKEENAQTEVSEETLSQIKAAGFYNGGVKKVDGGYLVEGDIVLTEDDLRSKPTSPDMVVANEEHYRTNNVVKASTYPTIKVALNNSSSAHQAVFSAALDEAIRRYNAQGLTIRFSRVTSGANTTVVAFYEVSNVLGSSGFPTGGGAPYSQVKMNTYHYSTSTSSSNVNYIATIMAHELGHCIGFRHTDYMDRSYSCGGAYANEGASTVGAVFIPGTPSGPSANSWMLACVGSGVNRPFTSSDVTALKYVY from the coding sequence ATGAAACACACTTTCAAAACCCTTTCCCTTGCCGCCGTATTGGCGCTAACCATCACCTCTTGTAAAAAAGATGTAAAAGAAGAAAATGCTCAAACAGAGGTATCTGAAGAAACACTAAGCCAGATAAAAGCAGCAGGCTTTTATAACGGCGGCGTAAAAAAAGTAGACGGCGGCTACTTAGTAGAAGGTGACATCGTTCTAACAGAAGATGATCTCAGGTCAAAGCCTACATCTCCCGACATGGTTGTAGCTAATGAAGAACATTATCGCACAAACAATGTAGTGAAAGCAAGCACCTACCCTACTATTAAAGTAGCGCTAAACAACAGTTCTTCTGCCCACCAGGCTGTCTTTTCAGCGGCTTTGGATGAAGCTATCCGTCGCTATAATGCACAGGGCCTAACTATACGCTTTTCGCGTGTTACTTCAGGCGCTAATACCACAGTAGTTGCTTTCTATGAAGTAAGCAATGTCCTGGGGTCATCTGGCTTCCCTACTGGCGGCGGTGCACCATATAGCCAGGTAAAGATGAATACCTATCATTACAGCACAAGCACCAGTTCTAGCAATGTCAACTACATTGCTACCATCATGGCGCATGAATTAGGTCATTGCATTGGCTTCCGCCATACCGACTATATGGACCGATCTTATAGCTGCGGCGGTGCATATGCAAATGAAGGCGCATCTACTGTAGGTGCTGTATTTATTCCAGGTACTCCATCTGGTCCTTCAGCTAACTCCTGGATGTTGGCCTGTGTTGGAAGCGGAGTAAACCGTCCATTCACCAGCTCAGACGTTACAGCATTGAAATACGTTTATTAA
- a CDS encoding T9SS type A sorting domain-containing protein has protein sequence MKRFLHSLIAILTLLCLSKNSSAQSCLISDAVFQNVRINEGGIADRKCTATFDASFTIANNPNNKYIFIQTYIESATQDGHNVPGPNPSPYPNTFQCKDGVAGKKVPPRGNKEVGTPLLNIAIDNSGAAPSFTNYVLDPSMATKGNVAASTIQKTVLSNGNVRYELTGIQMELPYDCMTLTEYVFISNFFTTASADATTVNCVNCGLQTPLPNITITGITNCDLVTANITNLSDKTQQLDYALYVDADANGELLPTTLGGADILVTSGKVTVPRGQTRTATATLTNSLAGQDVFVAINFDGMIVSQLLPTIACALPGPLPVSLKSFNAKRVNNNATLSWETASENNNKGFSVQRNSGNGWVDVSFVESKATGGNSSSLLTYEYSEANNQKGVTQYRLKQVDIDGKFKLSEIRSINGVNHAGKVMVYPNPSSDGSVNIIFDSERGNRDVLISDMGGRIIKQYRNVSASNLRVDQLSPGMYSLRITNQENGAQQIEKLVVNK, from the coding sequence ATGAAAAGATTTTTACACAGCTTAATAGCTATCCTAACTCTATTGTGTCTAAGCAAAAACTCCTCAGCACAGTCTTGTTTAATCAGTGATGCCGTATTTCAAAATGTACGTATTAATGAAGGCGGTATAGCAGACAGGAAATGTACAGCAACTTTCGATGCTAGTTTTACAATAGCTAACAACCCAAATAACAAGTACATTTTTATACAGACCTATATAGAATCGGCTACCCAAGACGGTCATAATGTACCAGGTCCTAACCCTAGCCCTTATCCGAATACATTTCAGTGCAAAGATGGGGTAGCTGGAAAAAAAGTTCCTCCGAGAGGAAATAAAGAGGTAGGTACTCCTTTATTAAATATTGCAATAGACAATAGCGGTGCTGCACCAAGCTTTACAAACTATGTTCTTGATCCAAGTATGGCAACGAAAGGAAATGTAGCCGCCTCTACCATTCAGAAAACAGTGTTGTCAAATGGAAATGTACGTTATGAATTAACAGGTATTCAAATGGAGCTGCCATATGATTGTATGACTTTAACTGAATACGTTTTTATTTCTAATTTTTTTACCACGGCTAGTGCTGATGCAACAACTGTAAATTGTGTAAACTGTGGCTTACAAACTCCACTACCCAATATCACAATTACCGGTATAACGAATTGTGATCTAGTAACTGCCAACATTACCAACCTTTCAGATAAAACGCAGCAGCTTGACTACGCTCTTTATGTAGATGCCGATGCAAACGGAGAGCTTCTGCCAACAACTTTAGGAGGAGCGGATATATTGGTTACATCAGGTAAAGTCACAGTTCCCCGCGGACAAACAAGAACTGCTACAGCAACTCTCACAAATAGTTTGGCAGGACAGGATGTATTTGTGGCAATTAACTTTGACGGTATGATTGTAAGCCAACTATTGCCCACCATTGCTTGTGCGCTACCTGGTCCTTTGCCGGTATCCTTAAAATCGTTTAATGCTAAGCGTGTAAATAATAACGCTACTTTAAGCTGGGAAACGGCCTCCGAAAATAATAACAAGGGCTTCTCTGTGCAACGCAATTCTGGAAATGGTTGGGTAGATGTATCCTTTGTAGAATCAAAAGCAACTGGTGGCAACAGCAGCTCTCTGCTAACCTATGAGTATAGTGAGGCAAATAATCAAAAAGGTGTTACGCAGTACCGCTTAAAGCAGGTTGATATTGATGGCAAATTCAAGTTAAGTGAAATACGTAGTATCAATGGTGTTAACCATGCTGGTAAAGTCATGGTTTATCCAAATCCGAGCAGTGATGGCAGCGTAAATATCATTTTTGATAGTGAGCGAGGAAACCGCGATGTGCTTATTTCCGATATGGGTGGTCGCATTATCAAACAATATCGGAATGTGAGTGCTTCTAACTTGCGTGTTGATCAACTAAGCCCAGGTATGTATTCATTACGAATTACAAACCAGGAAAATGGGGCGCAACAAATTGAAAAGTTGGTTGTAAATAAATAA
- a CDS encoding FKBP-type peptidyl-prolyl cis-trans isomerase, with the protein MKKVLIMATAFVTLTAAAQKKPVPVKKTTSTTPASPLKNLTDSASYAIGVSVASFYEQQGITNLNTSLVAKAINDVLGKKTLLLNDYQANSVMMKCINKAQEAKSKPNIDAGEKFLAQNKSKSGVKTTASGLQYEVIKEGTGPKPTTADTVTVNYVGTLLNGNEFDNSFKRGEPISFPVTGVIRGWTEALQLMPEGSKYKLYIPYQLAYGPNDQGPIPGGSMLIFEVELLKVSSSK; encoded by the coding sequence ATGAAAAAAGTACTTATCATGGCAACAGCTTTTGTAACGCTTACAGCAGCGGCACAAAAGAAGCCTGTACCTGTAAAAAAAACGACTAGCACTACCCCGGCTTCGCCTTTAAAAAACTTAACCGATTCAGCCAGTTATGCTATTGGTGTTAGCGTGGCTAGCTTCTATGAACAACAAGGTATTACCAATCTGAATACTTCATTGGTGGCAAAAGCAATCAATGACGTTTTAGGCAAAAAGACATTGTTACTGAACGACTACCAGGCCAATTCCGTAATGATGAAATGTATCAATAAAGCACAAGAGGCGAAATCAAAGCCTAATATTGATGCGGGTGAAAAATTCCTGGCACAAAACAAATCCAAATCCGGCGTAAAGACTACGGCTTCAGGCTTACAATATGAAGTAATTAAGGAAGGTACTGGCCCCAAGCCTACAACAGCAGATACCGTAACGGTTAATTATGTTGGCACCTTGCTGAATGGTAATGAATTTGACAACTCTTTCAAAAGAGGCGAGCCAATTTCCTTCCCTGTTACAGGTGTAATCAGAGGCTGGACAGAAGCGCTGCAATTGATGCCAGAAGGGTCTAAGTACAAATTATATATACCTTACCAATTGGCGTACGGCCCTAACGATCAAGGTCCTATACCCGGAGGTTCTATGTTGATCTTTGAAGTTGAACTTTTAAAAGTTAGTAGTTCTAAATAA